A window of the Planococcus citri chromosome 4, ihPlaCitr1.1, whole genome shotgun sequence genome harbors these coding sequences:
- the LOC135845406 gene encoding uncharacterized protein LOC135845406 isoform X11 — protein sequence MMALENYWTNPYGNHWHPTRPMPIQTSFENGFVLYSEPGQLQELACVVASAFLWYRRIKEYPRKMENGEVSIPWFHDFAADEQHISDMAQLPSNLKQMINQCFRAVKNSFAKWCKFHHLRIFQNRPDAGLDYDLVNFISWRADATIDWTETAVNLVKCDVLNDEERYRIACIYCLVDDIERLWPTTTNIDCLLIKYWNFRMSGKQITIRKDSESSCVEAILLKNCCAGTLTRSAFEYLWQFMTDDEQDLKVMDMSKYSNDEQLLKYALLKLNGRQLMLFMSEAYDVFGCLERDESATSVAYALVIYLWSRVKDKITNDAFYELMRAALTYVHRHGLAFEIWNSASNTLKNYTLGNHFDEIMHLLLKTPP from the coding sequence ATGATGGCTTTGGAAAACTACTGGACTAATCCGTATGGAAATCATTGGCATCCCACACGGCCAATGCCTATTCAAACATCATTCGAGAATGGTTTTGTCTTATACTCGGAACCTGGGCAGTTGCAAGAGTTAGCGTGCGTCGTCGCCTCGGCATTTTTATGGTATCGCAGAATAAAGGAATACCCCCGTAAGATGGAAAATGGCGAAGTTAGCATCCCATGGTTCCACGACTTCGCTGCAGACGAGCAGCATATTTCAGACATGGCGCAGCTACCTTCAAATCTCAAGCAAATGATCAACCAATGTTTCAGGGCAGTGAAGAACTCCTTCGcaaagtggtgcaagtttcatcatttgagaatttttcaaaatcgcccgGATGCGGGTCTCGATTATgatttagtaaattttatttcgtgGCGTGCCGATGCAACCATCGATTGGACGGAAACTGCTGTAAATTTGGTCAAGTGTGATGTTTTGAACGACGAGGAAAGATATCGAATCGCGTGTATTTATTGTTTGGTTGACGATATAGAAAGATTATGGCCGACAACTACGAATATCGATTGTCTGCTGATTAAGTATTGGAATTTTCGTATGAGTGGTAAGCAGATCACGATTCGAAAGGATTCCGAATCTAGCTGTGTGGAAGCTATTTTGCTGAAAAACTGCTGCGCTGGAACATTAACAAGGTCAGCTTTCGAGTACCTTTGGCAATTTATGACCGATGATGAACAAGACCTAAAAGTTATGGATATGTCAAAGTATTCAAACGATGAACAGTTGTTGAAGTATGCATTGCTTAAATTGAACGGAAGGCAATTAATGCTTTTCATGTCGGAAGCATATGATGTCTTCGGGTGTTTAGAACGTGATGAATCAGCGACTTCCGTAGCGTACGCTTTGGTAATTTATTTGTGGAGTCGTGTTAAGGACAAGATCACGAACGATGCCTTTTATGAATTAATGCGAGCGGCTTTGACTTATGTTCATCGTCATGGTTTGGCTTTTGAAATATGGAACAGTGCTTCgaatacgttgaaaaattataccttgGGTAATCATTTCGATGAAATAATGCACTTACTGTTGAAAACCCCCCCTTGA
- the LOC135845406 gene encoding uncharacterized protein LOC135845406 isoform X2 has protein sequence MMAFRNYWASPYGINWHLARPRRIETTFEDGFVFYSEPGHLQELACVAASAFIWYRRIKEYPRKMKNGVISIRWFHDFAADEQHISDVAQLPSSLKQMIDQCFMAVRKSFAYWCKFHHLRIFQNRPDAGLDYDLVNFIRWRVDGTINWTETAVNLVKSDVLNDEERYRIACIYCLVDDVKRLWPTATSTNLDYPLIRYWNFRMSGQQCTIQEDPESSCVEASLLKTCCAETRLAFEYLWQFLTEDEQNLKVIKMANFSNDYLFLKYALLKLNERQLVLLMSKASDVFRCLERDESAFFASETLVIHLWGRVKDVITNDAFYSLMRAALNHAKYHGLAFEIWCSASNTLKNYILVDRFDGIIHSLLHIHTPPDGWKDVRLLIELLLSKNADFRESIWREKWLRIIPGVSPEYLQQIMKLCLRSDDNVASFKEIHFCNYNEIKSCCGSMMEDGDYEGISKLLQFCSDDPEVIFNLRMNVLQLPILLEYSFFHPKLQDTFDMFLGEMFTDTNLVNEFKRNLILGEESMACFRNAIIRGQASNIINLVNRVSSSMSDLNLAKSKLLDLFRGMLISAELEWFRKKGWNKFIKWCLHDDDDAVQNFELLLPINQIYKTLFDKNVRRMRRIERKASSHKHFFKRLDYFLGWIFKTEKAVENFKLGKLFAYKKVESMRVLLESNEATLVDSVIAWFCNYDASQIEKFKVFMIHDSNNVQCFKLNGDADVYWRCELPFLF, from the coding sequence ATGATGGCTTTTAGAAACTACTGGGCTTCTCCTTATGGAATTAATTGGCATCTCGCACGACCAAGGCGTATTGAAACAACATTTGAGGATGGTTTTGTTTTCTACTCGGAACCTGGACACTTGCAAGAGTTAGCGTGCGTCGCTGCCTCAGCTTTTATATGGTATCGCAGAATAAAGGAATACCCTCGTAAGATGAAAAATGGCGTAATTAGCATCCGCTGGTTCCACGACTTCGCTGCAGACGAGCAGCACATTTCAGACGTGGCGCAGCTGCCTTCAAGTCTCAAGCAAATGATCGACCAATGTTTCATGGCAGTGCGGAAGTCCTTCGCATACTGGtgcaaatttcatcatttgagaatttttcaaaatcgcccaGATGCGGGTCTCGATTATGATTTAGTTAATTTTATTCGGTGGCGTGTCGATGGAACCATCAATTGGACGGAAACTGCTGTAAATTTGGTCAAGTCTGATGTTTTGAACGACGAAGAAAGATATCGAATCGCGTGTATTTATTGTTTAGTTGACGATGTTAAAAGATTATGGCCGACAGCTACGAGTACAAATCTGGATTATCCGCTGATTCGGTATTGGAATTTTCGTATGAGTGGCCAGCAGTGCACCATTCAAGAAGATCCCGAATCTAGCTGTGTGGAGGCTAGTTTGCTGAAAACCTGCTGCGCTGAAACAAGGTTAGCGTTCGAGtatctttggcaatttttgaccgAGGATGAACAAAACCTGAAAGTtataaaaatggcaaatttttcaaacgattatcTGTTCTTGAAGTATGCATTGTTGAAATTGAACGAAAGGCAACTGGTGCTTTTGATGTCGAAAGCATCTGATGTCTTCAGGTGTTTGGAACGTGATGAATCAGCGTTTTTCGCATCGGAAACTTTGGTAATTCATTTGTGGGGTCGGGTTAAGGACGTGATCACGAACGATGCCTTTTATAGTTTGATGCGAGCGGCTTTGAATCACGCGAAATATCATGGTTTGGCTTTTGAAATATGGTGCAGTGCTTCgaatacgttgaaaaattacatcttgGTTGATCGTTTCGATGGAATAATACACTCATTGTTACACATACACACACCCCCTGACGGGTGGAAGGACGTCAGATTATTGATCGAATTGTTGCTGTCGAAAAACGCCGACTTCAGAGAGAGCATTTGGCGAGAGAAGTGGCTTCGTATCATCCCTGGTGTGTCTCCCGAGTACTTGCAACAAATCATGAAATTGTGTCTCAGAAGTGATGACAATGTAGCGTCTTTCAAGGAAATCCATTTTTGCAATTATAATGAGATCAAATCCTGTTGCGGGTCGATGATGGAAGATGGGGATTACGAAGGCATTAGCAAACTTCTCCAGTTTTGTTCTGACGACCCCGAGGTCATCTTCAATTTGAGAATGAACGTATTGCAATTGCCGATACTGCTCGAGTATAGCTTCTTTCATCCAAAATTACAGGATACTTTCGACATGTTTCTCGGCGAAATGTTCACGGATACGAATCTGGTAAACGAGTTCAAAAGAAATTTGATTCTAGGCGAGGAATCTATGGCGTGTTTTAGGAATGCCATAATACGAGGTCAGGCCAGTAATATTATCAATTTGGTCAATCGTGTATCATCTTCGATGTCAGACTTGAATTTAGCTAAGAGTAAATTACTAGATTTGTTTCGAGGTATGCTGATTTCAGCCGAATTAGAATGGTTTAGGAAAAAGGGTTGGAATAAATTTATCAAGTGGTGTCTGCATGACGATGATGATGCGGTGCAGAATTTCGAACTGTTGTTACCCATCAACCAGATTTATAAGACGTTGTTTGATAAAAATGTACGGCGAATGAGGCGGATTGAGCGAAAAGCTAGTAGTcataagcatttttttaaacggtTGGATTATTTCCTCGGATGGATTTTCAAGACTGAAAAAGCCGTAGAGAATTTCAAACTAGGTAAACTTTTCGCGTATAAGAAAGTAGAGTCGATGAGAGTTCTACTAGAGTCTAATGAGGCTACATTGGTCGATTCAGTTATCGCATGGTTTTGTAATTACGATGCATCCCAAATAGAGAAGTTCAAGGTTTTCATGATTCATGACTCGAATAATGTGCAATGTTTCAAGCTCAATGGTGACGCTGACGTGTACTGGAGGTGTGAATTAccttttctgttttga
- the LOC135845406 gene encoding uncharacterized protein LOC135845406 isoform X7, whose amino-acid sequence MMATNDSRLIFYSSPGQLQELACVVASASIWYRNMEKDHRESTHPRGWLLCGDREITETVQLPGNIQKMMVECINIVESGLAAWCDFHSSSVFSYPENAGFVDGLVGHISWRADGTIHWEHTAKNLIRSDVLSEIEKYKMACVYCLIDDIRILRLTAIVSDHPMIRYWNFKMSGRECTIQVDEACSCVEAHLLKNCCAETWFAFEYLWGFLTDDEQVEKVIDMNNYTKDYKFLKYALCKLSRTQLDRVISRSSEIFRCLTTESETCVIDVWNRVKNVVSNKVFYPFLHTLLLQLERRATLTYEIWMDTPDDLKNHLLANHSKKLLNDLRYVAPGRSIKGLSKDVRLLIELLSTMDAKYREKFWRENWKDLIVGTSAANLQNIMTLCLGSNDKVTSFKKNHMSDYASIEVYCARLLRGVYLEELSEFLQFCSDEPEVVFNLRVSVLKSIDMFRACVMFPYHVDPRKFLDETFPDTNQLREFERELILVQESEAHFKCAIEYGVIASIRNYVELILSSTSDLLLAKNKLLELSRDILISGKYINVHVDAWNDFIKWCLNEDDNAVENFKLSLPLDRIFKTVFAKCVVKVMGSLYNREKKFTGSWKDFHPEFVGLEFFLQWVFSSEKAIQDFKLAKLYELRDSGQIKTKFKFDDEMNLFLSWFFNDDKSRIEEFKASLS is encoded by the coding sequence ATGATGGCAACCAATGATTCTCGTTTGATCTTCTATTCGAGCCCTGGACAATTGCAGGAGTTAGCTTGCGTCGTCGCATCAGCTTCGATATGGTATCGCAACATGGAGAAAGATCATCGAGAAAGCACACATCCCCGTGGATGGCTACTTTGTGGTGACCGAGAAATTACGGAGACTGTCCAGCTACCtggaaacattcaaaaaatgatggtcGAATGTATCAACATTGTGGAAAGTGGTTTGGCGGCATGGTGCGATTTTCATAGTTCTTCTGTTTTTTCGTATCCCGAAAACGCCGGCTTCGTGGACGGTTTAGTAGGCCATATTTCGTGGCGAGCTGATGGAACAATTCATTGGGAGCATACCGCCAAAAATTTGATCAGGTCTGACGTATTGAGCGAAATAGAGAAATACAAGATGGCGTGTGTCTACTGTTTAATCGACGATATCAGAATCTTACGCCTCACAGCAATAGTTTCCGATCACCCTATGATTCGgtattggaattttaaaatgagtgGCAGGGAGTGCACGATTCAGGTAGATGAGGCGTGTAGCTGCGTAGAGGctcatttgttgaaaaactgTTGCGCTGAGACTTGGTTTGCATTCGAGTATCTTTGGGGATTTTTAACCGACGATGAACAAGTAGAGAAAGTTATCGATATGAATAACTACACAAAAGATTACAAATTCTTGAAGTACGCGTTGTGTAAATTGAGCAGAACGCAATTGGATCGTGTGATTTCGAGATCCAGCGAAATTTTCAGGTGTCTAACTACCGAATCAGAGACTTGTGTGATTGACGTGTGGAATCGTGTGAAGAACGTAGTCTCGAATAAAGTCTTTTACCCATTTCTACACACACTTTTGTTACAACTTGAACGTAGAGCAACCCTAACTTATGAAATATGGATGGATACTCCGGATGACTTGAAAAATCATCTGCTGGCtaatcattcgaaaaaattactcaatgaTTTACGCTACGTTGCCCCTGGTCGTTCAATTAAGGGTTTATCCAAAGATGTTAGATTGTTGATCGAGTTATTGTCGACGATGGATGCCAAGTACAGAGAGAAGTTTTGGCGAGAAAATTGGAAAGATCTTATAGTTGGTACGTCGGCCGCGAATTTGCAAAATATCATGACGTTATGTCTTGGGAGTAATGACAAAGTAACCTCATTCAAGAAAAATCACATGAGCGATTACGCCTCGATCGAAGTCTATTGTGCGAGATTATTGCGTGGTGTGTATTTAGAAGAGCTTAGCGAATTTCTTCAGTTTTGTTCCGACGAGCCCGAAGTTGTTTTCAATCTGAGGGTGAGCGTGTTGAAATCGATCGATATGTTTCGTGCTTGCGTTATGTTTCCGTACCACGTCGATCCTAGAAAGTTTCTCGATGAAACGTTTCCAGATACAAATCAATTGAGAGAGTTTGAAAGAGAACTGATACTAGTGCAGGAATCCGAGGCTCATTTTAAATGCGCTATCGAGTATGGTGTTATCGCTAGTATCAGAAATTACGTTGAACTTATTCTTTCTTCGACTTCGGATTTGCTTTTGGCGAAAAACAAATTATTAGAATTAAGTCGCGATATCCTGATTTCGGGCAAATACATAAACGTGCACGTGGATGCATGGAACGATTTTATAAAGTGGTGTCTAAACGAAGATGATAACGCGGTAGAGAATTTTAAGTTATCGTTACCACTTGATAGGATTTTCAAAACGGTGTTCGCAAAATGTGTAGTAAAGGTGATGGGGTCGCTGTAcaatcgagagaaaaaattcactggTTCGTGGAAGGATTTCCATCCTGAGTTTGTcggattggaattttttctccaatgGGTGTTCTCGAGTGAAAAGGCGATACAGGATTTCAAACTTGCCAAACTATACGAGTTGAGAGACAGTGGccaaataaaaacaaagttcaaatttgacgATGAGATGAATCTGTTTTTAAGCTGGTTTTTCAACGATGACAAATCTCGGATTGAAGAGTTCAAGGCTTCTTTATCTTGA